The Vampirovibrio chlorellavorus genomic sequence TCGACGGATCCCATTACCTGGAGATTCCCAATTTTTCAAAACACCAGAATCCCCATAAAAAAGAGAAAGACAGTGGAAGCTCAATTCCCGCCCCTAGAGCGGATTTTCAGAAAAGACCCGGAAATTCCGGGACAAGACCGGGAAATTCCGGGTCTGGTACTGTACCGGACCCGATCCAGCACCGTACTAGCCCAGCTGATTCCCTCTTACTGATTCCTGATTCCCTCACACTGAAACCTGAGGGTTCCGAACCTGACGGTTCGGGTGTGAGTGTGATCGGTTTGGAAAATGAAATAGACCCCAACCAAGCATTGGCTCAAGAGGGCATGCATTACCTGGCATCCCTAAACAGTCCCAATCATCAAAATATCGGGTGGATTCAGGGATTCTTGAAAATCCAGCTTCAAGAGCTGGCGCAAACCAAACCTGATATTCCGAAACCGGAAATCCTTCGGTTATGGCGAGACACTTGCGATCTTGCGGTGTCGAGAAACGCAACAGCCCCTCAGTGGCTCAAAACGACGTTTAAAAATAAATTAGATGCCTGGGTGGTCGAAGCTCCAAAAACGCATGCTCTCGATGATCTCAGCAGCCAATCAGCGGCCTTGTTAAAGTTCCCTTTCATCAAACATAAGTACACCCCCGAATGGTTCCGTTCAGAGGAACTGGAAATTCGCCCGGAATCCCCCAGCGGCTTGAGCCATAAAAAGACCTTTGATTATTATCCGCTTGCCCATCTGGAAGGTTGCCTGGAGGAACCCTCGAATGCATGATGTTGAGACAGAGCTTCAGCCGATTGAACGTCTTCCGCATTCAGTAGCGGTAGAGCAGGGCATTCTCTGTGGGCTATTGCAATATCCCGCTTTGTTTCCCCAAGTGGTTGGCCTGCTTCAGCCAGAACATTTTTACTCAAACGTTCATCAGGCAATCTTTCAGGCTATGCTGGATTGCTTTGAGCAGCAAGTTCCCCTTGAGCCCATCGCTTTAACGCAGGCTCTGGAGGTTTCCGGCGGCTTGGCCATGGCCGGAGGGTCAGCCTATCTCTATGATTTGTTGCTTGGCAGCAATCCCGATGTTCAGGTTCTGAACGACGCCAGCCTGAAGCACTGGACAAAGCTCTTGATTGATCTGGCCCGGCGGAGGGAAGTGATTCTGGCCTGTCAGGATATCGCAGACTCAGCCGCCCAACGGGATCAGTCCACCTATCTGGAAGAGGCGGAAAATTTGCTTTACCTAATATCGGAAACCTTCCCCACCGACACGATGGAGGCATTCGATCCCATTGAGGAGGCCATTCAGCAGCTTGAAGCGGAGACCAATAGCCCCAATGGGGTTACCGGCTTATCCACGGGGTTCCCCACACTGGATAATTCCACCCACGGATTTCAACCGTGGCAGTTGATCACCGTGTCCGCCCGGCCCGGTGGGGGTAAGTCCGCCTTTGCTTTGAACGTGGCTTGCCATGTGGTGCTTCAGGAGCGCAAGCCGGTGCTTTATATCAGCCTGGAAATGACCGCCAGCGAGTTAATGAAGCGGGCCATCAAGGCCAAGGCAGGCAATCCTAAAGACATGGACGCCTTGAAGATAGCGGCCATGGCCTGGAAGCCCTTCCAAAAGGATCTGATTATTGAGGATGCCGCCGGTCAAACCCTGGCGGCCATCCAGTCTAAAATCCTGAAAGCCAAAAAGCGGCGGCCTGATTTGGCCTTGGTAGTGGTGGATCATATTGGCTTAATTGCCTCAGAGCCGAATGGCAAGCAACAGAACCGGGCCTATGAGATTCAGGCCATCACCAGCCGTCTAAAGACCCTGGCCAAAACTATTCAGGTTCCCATTATCCAACTGGCCCAGATGAACCGGGCGGTGGATGCCCGGCAGGACAAAAAGCCGATGCTCTCAGATCTTCGGGACTCGGGTGGCATTGAAATGGACAGCGATATTGTGCTTTTCACCAATATTGAGCGCATGGAAGACCGGAAGCCCACTGGTGTGGCTTCTTTGACTATCGCCAAGCAGCGGGATGGCGTCCAGATGGAGATTCCCCTTCTGTTCGTGCCTCATTTGACAAGGTTTAGGGAAAAACTTATGCCATAAATAAGAAACAGATAGGTTAATTTAAGTTAATTAGGTTTGGGCGCAATCCATGTTGTAGGCCGGTTTTCATGGGGTTAAATAGCTCCAATAAAAGGAATTAACCCTTTGCCAAACTCATTTGTGTTCATAGTAGATATCGAAACATATAAGACTCACATCAAATATGGGTTTTGCGCCACCGGCAAATCAAAAAAACCAATTGAAAACTATAAAACCTTCATGGATGAAAAAATTCAATCGGAATATCACGATATTCTTGCAGACCTCTTAAACGTCGAAATTGGCGATCAAATATTTTTCTATATAACAAAAGAGGGTTTTAAGGATGTCTACGAAGTGACTGAAAAGCTCTTTTTTGACGCCACTGAAGTGGAAAATCTTCCGGCCAGTAGACCTTTTCGAATTCTGATCCGTCCAAAGTACCAATTTGAAAAAGCTGTACCTGAAGATAGTTTATTCCTCAGTGAAAAAAGACGCTCCAAGTTTTGGCTACTTTATTTCAATAAAGCTCGTGGTAAAGCCAGGGGATGCACCCCTCTTGATCCTGATGCAAGCCAAGAGCTATTGGAGTTGCTCATAAAGTACAATGCTTGCGAGTACAGTAGCGCTACCCAAGTTCCTGAACGCTATCCAGGCATCAAGAGAGAAATTAAGGAACTTAAGATTAAAACAAGGTTTGAGCAACCATTTTCTAGGGAAGATTCCTTGTTGGCAATGATATTGCGAGCTTATCAGACTAAAAGTGCCACATTTTCCAGCATTTTCGGAGGCTTTGACCGCTTGGAGTGGATGGGAAGTAAAATTCCTTATGACATTACAGGAAAAAATATCGATCTTTTGCTATATCACCGAGCAAAGACACCGGACGAACAGTTTAGTCCACGTTATAAATATTCAGTTGTTGAGCTTAAAAGAGAAACTGCCGACCTTGCCGCACTTTATCAAGTACTGAATTATAGTCAAGCAGTGGGAAACAACTTGGCGGAAGGAGATTTCCATTTAGTTCAGCCAGTTCTTATTGCCCATGATTTCACTGATGATGTTCTTAAAGCGGTGGAGCTTGGCTTCTCAAACCATAAAAAACCAATTCTTGTTTCATATCGATATGTCCAAGATGAAGGACTAACACTAGAAATTATTAATAAACATGATAATGACAGCCCAAGCCCAACAAAACCCATTAAGCGCAATAAGCGGGCTTCTCAATCCGAAACGCCTTATATTGAACCTCTGGTTGCAAAAGGAAAAATCGGCTAATCCCACCCCTTCATCGCCTCAATGACCTCCTGCTCTTTAGTCTGGCAATAGCTCATAGTCGTCTTGATGTCAGAATGCCCGCAAGCCCTCTGAAGCATTTGCAGCGGCCTGCCCTTGTTGGCATTGATGGTCACGAACGCCCGGCGAAGGGCGTGAGGGGAAACGGTGACACCTGCTAGCAATCCCAGTCTTTGTAATCTCTGGTACAGCCCGCTTCTGTCCATTGGCTTACCCTTGCGGTTCAAGAAGAGGGGCTGATGTTCCCCGCTTGGCACTTTGGCCTTATATTCTTTCAGGACTTCCAACAAGCGGGAGGAGATGCCCACCCTCCGGGTTTTATTTCCTTTTCCCAGCCTGACAATCAGCCAGCCGCCTTCCAAGTCAATATCACCCCAACGAAGGGAGCAGGATTCAGAAGCTCTCAAGCCAGTGTTTAACAATAAAAGCACTATGAGTCGCTCTTGTGTGGTTTCACAAACCTTCAAGAGGGCTGGAATGTCAGCATTATTGACAGCCGTTCGCTTGGGGGGAAGGTGCCTCTGTGGCTTCTGATGTTTCACTTCTTCTATAAAGCTGGGGGCTAGGGCATTTTCTCGAATCAGGAATTTAGCAAAAGAAATCAAAGCCTCATAAAGCCTTGCCTTCTTTGCGTACTGCTTGGGAGGAATCGCCATTA encodes the following:
- a CDS encoding replicative DNA helicase — encoded protein: MHDVETELQPIERLPHSVAVEQGILCGLLQYPALFPQVVGLLQPEHFYSNVHQAIFQAMLDCFEQQVPLEPIALTQALEVSGGLAMAGGSAYLYDLLLGSNPDVQVLNDASLKHWTKLLIDLARRREVILACQDIADSAAQRDQSTYLEEAENLLYLISETFPTDTMEAFDPIEEAIQQLEAETNSPNGVTGLSTGFPTLDNSTHGFQPWQLITVSARPGGGKSAFALNVACHVVLQERKPVLYISLEMTASELMKRAIKAKAGNPKDMDALKIAAMAWKPFQKDLIIEDAAGQTLAAIQSKILKAKKRRPDLALVVVDHIGLIASEPNGKQQNRAYEIQAITSRLKTLAKTIQVPIIQLAQMNRAVDARQDKKPMLSDLRDSGGIEMDSDIVLFTNIERMEDRKPTGVASLTIAKQRDGVQMEIPLLFVPHLTRFREKLMP
- a CDS encoding tyrosine-type recombinase/integrase, which gives rise to MFTNHEVGSSNLSERATFKNLKPASELDSGAVFVCEAGNGKYEASHKTIGKTPPTSTKVQHAKVQNVGLFLSVKEAASKLGKNPMTIARWCETGKLPATPKPYGKKTTWLISSKILEMLSYQLKADKELRKVQEKEALRQDRKPHALFIFAWVKAMETGLMTGKPFSPNTSKNYKRIVDEFLEKYGEVSPKTLQMALMAIPPKQYAKKARLYEALISFAKFLIRENALAPSFIEEVKHQKPQRHLPPKRTAVNNADIPALLKVCETTQERLIVLLLLNTGLRASESCSLRWGDIDLEGGWLIVRLGKGNKTRRVGISSRLLEVLKEYKAKVPSGEHQPLFLNRKGKPMDRSGLYQRLQRLGLLAGVTVSPHALRRAFVTINANKGRPLQMLQRACGHSDIKTTMSYCQTKEQEVIEAMKGWD